One stretch of Schlesneria sp. DSM 10557 DNA includes these proteins:
- a CDS encoding bifunctional SulP family inorganic anion transporter/carbonic anhydrase yields the protein MSDITVRADANSIKKDLVAGVIVFLVALPLCLGVAMASNAPLISGVLAGIVGGAIVGILSGSHTSVSGPSPALAAVVVALLAQLGSFEALLLAILVSGVIQIILGLLRVGFIAAFIPFSVIQGLLAAIGVILILKQIPHVLGRDTDPEGDMSFIQPDDQTTFSELGELFTGFQPGAAFVGFVSLLILNFWHRSKILRRLRIPPPLVVVMFGVAAVQIFRQIGGTWLIAESHLVQVPVAQTFSDLFQFLHSPDFSRWDQLAIYQAGLTIAMITTLETLLNIDAIDKVDPERRVSPPSRELLAQGVGNVILGLIGGIPISSVIVRSSVNINAGAQTKLSAIFHGFLMLFCVMMLPTYLNMIPLACLAAILLMTGLRLITLQLIRKMWSDGRYQFIPFATTLVAIVLTDLVTGVLIGLAVSIGFILNSNFRQPLRRILEKHLGGDVLRIVLANQVSFLNRGALEKILRDLPEGAHVLLDAESTDYIDPDVLTLISDFKERVASNRGVKVSLRGFRKKYHLEDDIQFVDYSTRQLQEDLTSQEVLRILKEGNERFYTGQRLTRDLGRQLHATSQGQSPIAVVLSCIDSRAPAELILDLGIGDIFSVRMAGHVTSQKVLGSLEYGCNVAGSKLILVLGHTRCGAVTAAVNLAKARQNAGQATGCQHLESIIHDIQLAIDPPTLQELERVTEDEKPALIESVAVRNVELCVKRIVEESETIRRLVEEGRVAVVGAVFDITTGKIEFLNDESTVDPRSSVASLSAPLAKTG from the coding sequence ATGAGTGACATCACAGTAAGAGCGGACGCGAACTCAATCAAAAAAGACTTAGTGGCCGGCGTCATCGTGTTTCTGGTGGCGCTGCCACTCTGCCTGGGCGTGGCCATGGCGTCCAATGCACCGTTGATTTCTGGCGTGCTCGCAGGAATTGTCGGTGGCGCCATCGTTGGGATTTTAAGCGGCTCACACACCAGTGTAAGCGGTCCCTCACCGGCGCTCGCGGCGGTCGTTGTTGCTCTTCTCGCCCAGCTCGGTTCCTTCGAAGCGTTGCTGCTGGCGATTCTTGTCAGCGGTGTGATACAGATCATCCTTGGTCTGCTCCGCGTGGGATTCATTGCGGCTTTTATCCCCTTTAGCGTGATTCAGGGGTTGCTTGCCGCCATTGGCGTCATTCTGATTCTGAAGCAGATTCCTCACGTGCTGGGACGGGACACAGACCCCGAAGGAGATATGTCCTTCATTCAGCCGGATGATCAGACGACCTTTTCTGAGTTGGGCGAGCTGTTCACGGGGTTCCAACCCGGCGCCGCCTTTGTCGGGTTTGTCTCGCTGCTGATCTTGAACTTCTGGCACCGCTCCAAAATCTTGCGGCGGCTGCGTATCCCCCCTCCCCTTGTTGTGGTGATGTTCGGGGTTGCTGCTGTACAGATCTTCCGCCAGATCGGTGGCACGTGGTTAATCGCGGAAAGTCATCTGGTACAGGTCCCGGTTGCTCAGACGTTTAGCGATCTGTTTCAGTTCCTCCATTCACCGGACTTTTCCCGGTGGGATCAGCTCGCCATCTACCAGGCCGGTCTGACGATCGCGATGATCACCACGCTGGAAACGCTTCTGAATATCGACGCGATTGACAAGGTCGATCCCGAACGCCGGGTATCTCCTCCAAGCCGGGAACTGCTCGCTCAGGGGGTTGGGAATGTCATCCTGGGGCTGATTGGCGGGATCCCGATTTCCTCGGTCATTGTCCGCAGTTCGGTCAATATCAACGCAGGGGCTCAAACCAAGCTGTCGGCGATCTTTCATGGCTTCTTGATGCTCTTCTGTGTCATGATGCTGCCGACGTATCTGAACATGATCCCCCTGGCCTGTCTGGCGGCGATCCTGTTGATGACAGGATTACGGCTGATCACTCTTCAGCTCATTCGCAAAATGTGGAGTGATGGGAGGTATCAGTTTATTCCCTTTGCGACCACTCTGGTCGCCATTGTACTGACCGATCTTGTCACGGGAGTTTTAATCGGTCTGGCGGTCAGCATTGGATTCATTCTCAACAGCAATTTCCGGCAACCGCTCAGACGGATTCTGGAAAAGCATCTGGGGGGTGACGTGCTGCGAATTGTGCTCGCAAATCAGGTCAGCTTCCTGAATCGAGGGGCGCTTGAGAAGATATTGCGAGACCTGCCTGAAGGGGCTCACGTCTTGCTGGATGCGGAGTCCACCGACTACATCGACCCTGACGTATTGACGCTGATCAGCGACTTCAAGGAACGAGTTGCGTCCAACAGAGGAGTCAAAGTCAGTCTGAGAGGGTTCCGGAAGAAGTACCATCTCGAAGACGACATCCAGTTTGTCGACTACTCGACTCGTCAGCTTCAGGAGGATTTGACTTCTCAGGAAGTGCTGCGGATTCTGAAGGAAGGCAACGAACGGTTTTATACCGGTCAGCGATTAACCCGTGATCTGGGCCGTCAGCTTCATGCGACGTCACAGGGGCAAAGCCCGATTGCGGTGGTGCTGAGCTGTATTGATTCCCGTGCCCCGGCCGAACTGATTCTCGATCTGGGGATTGGCGATATCTTCAGTGTGCGCATGGCCGGGCACGTAACGAGTCAAAAAGTGCTGGGGAGCCTGGAGTACGGCTGTAACGTGGCCGGTTCAAAGTTGATTCTTGTGCTGGGGCACACTCGCTGTGGCGCCGTGACCGCTGCAGTCAATCTTGCTAAAGCGCGGCAGAATGCAGGGCAGGCGACCGGATGTCAGCACCTCGAATCGATTATCCATGACATTCAGTTGGCAATCGACCCGCCGACCTTGCAAGAGCTGGAACGAGTCACCGAAGACGAGAAGCCGGCCCTCATTGAAAGTGTCGCCGTTCGGAACGTCGAACTGTGTGTGAAGCGAATTGTCGAAGAGAGTGAGACGATTCGGCGGTTGGTCGAAGAAGGCCGCGTTGCCGTGGTGGGGGCTGTGTTCGATATCACGACAGGAAAAATCGAGTTTCTTAACGATGAATCGACGGTCGACCCGCGCAGCTCCGTGGCATCACTGAGCGCCCCTCTGGCCAAGACCGGCTGA
- a CDS encoding ATP-binding protein, translating into MQNSDQFEVVIQSDYESGQSIVERIMEVVSQTGFSTRDQFGIRLAVDEAVTNAIKHGNQLSPEKKVRIDFRKSDAGVRIEIEDEGDGFRPEDVPDCTADENLERPTGRGLMLMREFMTRIEYSEKGNKVVLEKLHGS; encoded by the coding sequence ATGCAAAATAGCGATCAGTTCGAGGTTGTGATCCAGAGCGATTACGAATCGGGGCAATCGATCGTCGAGCGCATCATGGAGGTTGTCAGCCAGACGGGATTCTCGACTCGGGATCAGTTCGGTATCCGACTGGCCGTGGACGAAGCGGTGACTAATGCGATCAAGCATGGGAACCAGCTTAGCCCCGAAAAGAAAGTTCGGATCGATTTCCGAAAAAGCGATGCCGGGGTGCGCATCGAGATCGAGGACGAAGGGGACGGGTTTCGGCCCGAAGACGTTCCCGACTGTACCGCCGATGAAAATCTCGAGCGCCCCACTGGTCGCGGCCTGATGCTGATGCGGGAATTCATGACACGCATTGAATACAGCGAAAAAGGCAACAAGGTCGTGCTCGAGAAACTGCACGGTTCTTGA
- a CDS encoding NAD(P)/FAD-dependent oxidoreductase, translated as MPIRVSNLRLPVTAPEAELPQHIAARLGVRLADLAAWRILKKSLDARSHRDLQFVYTIVVETPPDWVARPGRGTNSGDIQAYEPQSFDDPVPGSDPLSERPVVVGSGPAGLLAAYYLALKGYRPLIIERGEAVKNRVPVVRAFDRGEEFDRENNYLFGEGGAGCFSDGKLTCRLEGPDVDWVLKSFVDCGGRPSLVYENRPHLGSNKLPMICRNYRRKIEALGGEYKFGCRLEGIDIRDGRVVGISTSSGSIPCSQLILGIGHSARDTYQMLHKLGVPLMQKAFQLGLRIEQPQSQINHHKYGRPEYFDILGAADYSLQARGSKDVFTFCMCAGGIIMPSISEPNMFCSNGMSNSRHDTPFANSGIMVTLDPEEFGHTHPLAGVHLQQRFEAIAYKVGQSNYLAPIQTAADFLKGRAPDSSARLECSYQRGVQPSQLDQVLPPVVAKAIRSGLPILDKKMRGNFLKNAILVGPEMRGSSPIRIDRHLETRQCPKIAGLYPVGEGAGYAGGIVSAAVDGLRTARVIVRQFQPLQ; from the coding sequence ATGCCGATCCGTGTATCCAACCTGCGTCTTCCCGTCACAGCCCCCGAAGCCGAACTTCCTCAGCACATCGCCGCCCGATTGGGGGTCCGCCTTGCAGATCTCGCCGCCTGGCGAATTCTGAAGAAAAGTCTGGATGCACGCTCGCACCGGGATCTGCAGTTCGTCTACACCATCGTGGTCGAGACCCCGCCGGACTGGGTCGCCCGTCCCGGTCGGGGTACCAATTCCGGCGATATCCAGGCTTACGAACCACAATCATTCGATGATCCGGTTCCGGGTTCAGACCCACTTTCAGAGCGGCCCGTCGTCGTCGGCTCAGGACCAGCGGGGCTACTGGCCGCCTACTACCTGGCGTTAAAAGGATACCGCCCGCTCATCATCGAACGAGGCGAAGCGGTCAAAAACCGTGTCCCCGTCGTACGCGCCTTCGACCGAGGGGAGGAATTTGATCGAGAGAACAACTATCTGTTCGGAGAAGGGGGGGCCGGGTGTTTCAGCGACGGCAAGCTGACCTGCCGGCTGGAAGGACCTGATGTCGACTGGGTTCTGAAGAGTTTCGTCGACTGCGGGGGGCGGCCCTCCCTTGTCTACGAAAATCGTCCGCACCTGGGAAGCAACAAGTTGCCCATGATCTGCCGTAACTATCGCAGAAAAATTGAGGCTCTGGGGGGCGAATACAAGTTCGGCTGTCGACTGGAAGGAATTGACATCCGTGACGGGCGCGTCGTCGGAATCAGCACTTCCTCGGGAAGTATTCCTTGCAGCCAGCTCATCCTGGGTATCGGACATAGCGCCCGGGACACGTACCAGATGCTGCACAAGCTGGGCGTCCCGCTGATGCAGAAGGCATTTCAGCTTGGCCTGCGGATCGAGCAGCCCCAATCACAGATTAATCACCACAAGTATGGCAGGCCGGAATACTTCGATATTCTGGGCGCCGCCGACTATTCGTTGCAGGCACGGGGTTCCAAAGATGTCTTCACGTTCTGCATGTGTGCGGGCGGAATCATCATGCCCAGCATCAGCGAACCGAACATGTTCTGTTCGAACGGCATGAGCAACTCCCGGCATGACACTCCCTTCGCCAACAGCGGAATCATGGTCACGCTCGATCCCGAGGAATTCGGTCATACTCATCCATTGGCGGGAGTCCACCTGCAGCAGCGGTTCGAGGCGATCGCCTATAAAGTGGGACAATCGAACTACCTCGCACCCATTCAGACGGCTGCGGATTTTCTCAAAGGCCGCGCACCGGATTCCTCTGCCAGGCTCGAGTGCTCGTACCAGCGGGGAGTACAACCCAGCCAGCTCGATCAGGTTTTGCCACCAGTCGTCGCCAAAGCCATCCGCAGCGGTCTCCCGATCCTGGATAAGAAAATGCGAGGGAACTTTCTGAAGAATGCGATTCTGGTCGGCCCCGAAATGCGTGGGAGCTCCCCAATCCGTATCGACCGACATCTTGAAACGCGGCAGTGCCCCAAGATCGCCGGCTTGTATCCGGTCGGAGAAGGAGCAGGCTATGCGGGCGGGATTGTCAGCGCGGCCGTCGACGGACTTCGAACCGCACGAGTCATCGTGCGACAGTTCCAACCGCTCCAGTGA
- a CDS encoding PAS domain S-box protein, giving the protein MNGLRKRFLSPHATANFALVLVVLVLNSFILHSNSIALHQGQEVINGSSEAMLQSRALLATFLDAETDVLGFAIAGDERFLREHTARLANLPEQFRRLSESVTDHPVQVARVAQIRELAEDRFELLQTVIDAREKGFDSAREIVITGSGKTLMDQIRQLIAELEKEQIRLKGVRSQEQDHRLFKVLSANLAAVCIGTVLTIAAWGFVDRELQRRRQAEATALSERQNLWVTLTSIGDGVIVADASGQIKLANPVAKQLMGDPLEVEGRFLPEIFSLIDAHTREPIANPFNQVLTEGTFPRRTGDTLLRRSDFSEIPIEENAAPIRDTMGRITGVVFVFRDCSERLRLEKEKNERERRFRRVFETPLIGIAIGTSEGSLLEANNAFLDLIGYRFGEFDNTKLSWSGVPVNQTPLDRASWDELREKGVCGPIEKTYSRNDGTRVPVLISAARLMNELDQIVVFITDLTQSKKTEAALRESEARFRVLSECMPQKVWTARPDGTLDYVNQMLLEYTGLTAEQMTDKDWRELVHPDDVAHHLKKWSQSLKSGNMFEIEERFLKHTGEYRWHLSRALPLYRPDGQIAMWVGTHTDIHDHKCAEEALREDHIRKDQFLALLAHELRNPLAPLSNAIQVFSAAYKDPNIAADLLDIMRRQLRQMTRLIDDLLDLSRITTGRMRLRCEKISVASAVAAAVEGVQPIIAERRHQLTAKVPQEEIWIEADPTRLAQILTNLLHNAAKYTDPEGQLWLTVERAGNEAIFRVRDNGSGIAKEMLNKIFDVFMQVEWTLDRANGGLGIGLTLVRTLVQMHGGTVTAASEGVGRGSEFTVRLPIKEELQQPPREITAAPPEPTTPLPKLRILVVDDVQASAKTLAMMLQALEQDVETTFDGMSAISLATEQNFDLIFLDIAMPLMDGLEVARRLRAIPKLRTTRLVALTGFGQNEDRTQSMKAGFDEHLTKPVSMDLLTDVIRGGVPSQNGD; this is encoded by the coding sequence ATGAACGGGTTGCGGAAAAGGTTTTTAAGTCCCCATGCGACGGCAAATTTCGCACTCGTCCTGGTGGTGCTGGTACTTAACAGCTTCATCCTTCACAGTAACTCGATCGCACTGCATCAGGGACAAGAGGTCATTAACGGCAGTAGCGAAGCCATGCTTCAAAGTCGCGCTCTTCTCGCGACGTTCCTCGATGCCGAAACAGACGTACTGGGATTTGCAATCGCAGGTGACGAAAGGTTCCTGCGCGAGCACACGGCCCGGCTGGCGAATCTCCCCGAACAGTTTCGTCGACTGAGTGAGTCCGTCACTGACCATCCTGTCCAGGTCGCAAGGGTCGCCCAAATCAGGGAATTGGCAGAGGACCGGTTCGAACTGCTCCAGACAGTGATCGATGCGCGGGAGAAAGGTTTTGATTCCGCCCGTGAGATTGTGATCACAGGCAGCGGGAAAACGCTCATGGATCAGATTCGGCAGTTGATTGCTGAACTGGAAAAGGAACAGATTCGACTGAAGGGTGTCCGTAGCCAGGAACAGGATCATCGACTGTTCAAAGTTCTGTCCGCGAATCTCGCCGCCGTTTGTATCGGAACGGTTCTCACGATCGCGGCCTGGGGATTTGTTGACCGAGAACTGCAAAGACGCCGTCAGGCAGAAGCCACTGCTCTGTCTGAACGACAGAACCTGTGGGTCACCCTGACCAGCATCGGTGACGGGGTGATCGTTGCCGATGCTTCGGGACAGATCAAGCTGGCCAACCCCGTCGCCAAACAGTTGATGGGCGATCCGCTCGAAGTTGAGGGACGGTTCCTGCCGGAAATATTTTCTCTCATCGACGCCCACACGCGTGAGCCCATTGCCAACCCGTTCAACCAGGTGCTGACGGAAGGAACCTTCCCCCGCCGAACGGGTGACACGCTGCTGCGTCGAAGTGATTTTTCCGAAATCCCGATTGAAGAGAATGCCGCACCCATCCGGGATACGATGGGCAGAATCACGGGAGTCGTGTTTGTATTCCGTGACTGCTCGGAACGCTTACGACTCGAAAAAGAGAAAAACGAGCGTGAACGCCGCTTCCGACGGGTTTTCGAGACGCCCCTGATCGGAATTGCCATCGGAACCTCCGAAGGCAGCCTGCTGGAGGCAAATAACGCGTTTCTAGATCTCATTGGCTATCGCTTCGGAGAGTTTGATAATACGAAGCTAAGCTGGAGCGGTGTCCCTGTGAATCAGACGCCACTCGACCGAGCATCGTGGGACGAGCTTCGCGAGAAGGGTGTCTGCGGCCCGATTGAAAAAACATACTCTCGCAATGACGGCACCCGGGTCCCGGTGCTGATCTCTGCCGCGAGATTGATGAATGAGCTCGACCAGATTGTGGTCTTTATCACCGATCTGACGCAAAGCAAGAAGACCGAAGCAGCGCTGCGGGAGAGTGAGGCAAGGTTCCGAGTCCTCTCGGAATGCATGCCACAAAAGGTCTGGACGGCTCGCCCGGATGGGACACTGGACTACGTCAATCAGATGCTGCTGGAGTATACCGGGCTGACAGCCGAACAGATGACAGACAAGGACTGGCGCGAGCTGGTTCATCCGGACGATGTGGCCCATCACTTGAAGAAGTGGTCCCAGTCGCTGAAGAGCGGCAACATGTTTGAGATTGAAGAACGCTTCCTGAAACATACCGGCGAGTACCGCTGGCATCTCTCCAGAGCCCTGCCTCTCTATCGGCCTGACGGCCAGATTGCGATGTGGGTCGGAACGCATACGGATATTCACGACCACAAGTGTGCGGAGGAGGCGCTGCGGGAGGACCACATCCGGAAGGACCAGTTCCTCGCCCTCCTGGCGCACGAACTTCGCAATCCACTCGCCCCGCTGAGCAACGCCATCCAAGTCTTCTCGGCGGCCTATAAAGATCCCAATATCGCCGCGGATCTTCTGGACATCATGAGAAGACAACTCCGGCAGATGACGCGTTTAATCGACGACCTGCTGGACCTGTCCCGCATCACCACGGGAAGAATGCGGCTGCGCTGCGAAAAAATCAGCGTCGCCAGTGCGGTCGCCGCTGCGGTGGAGGGGGTTCAGCCAATTATCGCCGAGCGCCGCCATCAACTGACGGCGAAAGTCCCGCAAGAAGAAATCTGGATCGAGGCCGATCCGACACGACTGGCTCAGATCCTTACGAACCTGCTGCACAACGCGGCCAAGTATACGGACCCCGAAGGCCAGCTCTGGCTGACTGTGGAACGAGCAGGAAACGAAGCCATCTTCCGTGTCCGCGACAATGGATCCGGTATCGCCAAGGAGATGCTGAACAAAATCTTCGACGTCTTCATGCAGGTCGAATGGACACTGGACCGGGCTAACGGTGGCTTGGGAATCGGACTGACGCTGGTTCGCACCCTGGTCCAGATGCACGGCGGAACCGTCACTGCAGCCAGCGAAGGAGTGGGGCGCGGCAGCGAATTCACCGTCCGGCTTCCCATCAAGGAAGAACTGCAACAGCCTCCCAGGGAAATTACGGCGGCTCCACCGGAACCGACCACTCCCCTGCCAAAACTTCGGATTCTAGTCGTCGATGATGTCCAGGCATCCGCCAAGACACTGGCGATGATGCTGCAAGCGCTGGAGCAGGATGTGGAAACGACGTTCGACGGAATGTCCGCAATTTCGCTGGCAACAGAACAGAACTTTGACCTGATCTTCCTGGACATTGCCATGCCCCTCATGGACGGGCTGGAAGTCGCACGCCGGCTGCGAGCGATTCCGAAGCTCCGTACGACCAGGCTCGTCGCTCTGACCGGATTCGGGCAGAACGAGGACCGCACACAAAGTATGAAGGCCGGGTTCGATGAGCACCTGACGAAACCCGTCAGCATGGACCTGCTGACCGATGTCATTCGCGGGGGCGTTCCTTCCCAAAACGGCGATTGA
- a CDS encoding sigma-54-dependent transcriptional regulator: MALVLVVDDDRSVRHMLTQTLESINYEVATAETAEQALVLVAERQPDVVLLDIMLPGRSGLDVLRDIQSIDRRLPVIFVTADSGSSTAIEAMQLGAYDYVSKPLDLPQLNRLVESAIDSRRLMSVPVALSVDSSGEQTGKLFVGRSPEILDVFKSIGRVAAQDVPVLIRGESGTGKELVAQALYQHSHRRGAPFMAINCAALPDTLLESELFGHEKGAFTGADRRRIGKFEQCHGGTIFLDEVGDMAPIVQGKVLRLLQDQRFERVGGNETIGTDVRVITATNRPLEEMVESKAFRADLLYRLNGMTIFLPPVRQRREDVPLLLKYFLSRALQSLNKTHIEGMSPECLEILMSYSWPGNVREMQSVVQQAVLNAIGPIIIPEFLPREVTRNRSAEPVSVQAKPTPAAPTPTEGSASPEDSPTSTIADLGQFVDEQLKSNPKELYNSVIERVERYLFTRVLQETNGNQSQAAEILGVTRGKIRDRIATFNISMERKVRSELETGE, encoded by the coding sequence ATGGCATTGGTTCTGGTTGTAGATGATGATCGAAGTGTGCGTCACATGTTGACGCAGACACTAGAGTCGATCAATTACGAAGTCGCCACCGCAGAGACCGCTGAGCAAGCCTTGGTGCTGGTTGCCGAGCGCCAACCGGATGTCGTACTGTTGGACATCATGTTACCGGGGCGGTCGGGGTTAGACGTGCTTCGCGACATTCAGTCGATCGACCGTCGGCTGCCCGTCATTTTTGTGACGGCCGACAGTGGAAGTTCAACCGCCATCGAAGCGATGCAGTTAGGTGCGTACGACTACGTTTCAAAGCCGCTTGATCTGCCCCAACTCAATCGACTGGTCGAGTCTGCGATCGACTCCCGCCGTCTGATGAGTGTTCCCGTCGCGCTTTCGGTCGACTCGAGTGGTGAGCAAACTGGAAAGTTATTTGTCGGCCGAAGCCCGGAAATTCTGGATGTTTTCAAGTCGATTGGACGCGTCGCGGCTCAGGACGTACCCGTCTTGATTCGTGGTGAGAGTGGTACGGGGAAAGAACTGGTTGCGCAGGCGCTCTATCAGCATAGTCACCGCCGCGGCGCCCCGTTCATGGCAATCAATTGCGCGGCGCTTCCCGATACACTGCTGGAGAGTGAACTGTTCGGGCACGAAAAAGGTGCCTTTACTGGCGCGGACCGCCGCCGCATCGGAAAGTTCGAGCAATGCCACGGGGGGACGATCTTCCTCGATGAGGTGGGCGATATGGCCCCGATTGTCCAGGGGAAGGTCTTGCGCCTGCTCCAGGATCAGCGATTCGAACGCGTCGGCGGAAATGAAACGATCGGCACTGATGTGCGTGTCATCACCGCGACGAATCGACCGCTGGAAGAGATGGTGGAGTCGAAGGCGTTCCGGGCAGATTTGTTGTACCGTTTGAACGGCATGACGATCTTTCTACCTCCGGTTCGTCAGCGCCGCGAAGATGTGCCGCTGCTGCTGAAGTATTTTCTGTCTCGCGCTCTCCAGTCGCTCAATAAAACGCACATTGAGGGGATGTCGCCCGAGTGTCTCGAAATACTGATGAGTTACAGTTGGCCGGGTAATGTCCGGGAAATGCAGAGTGTGGTCCAGCAGGCCGTCTTGAACGCCATTGGTCCCATCATTATCCCCGAATTCTTACCTCGCGAGGTGACTCGAAATCGTTCAGCCGAACCTGTCTCCGTACAGGCAAAGCCCACCCCTGCGGCACCGACGCCGACGGAGGGTTCGGCCTCGCCCGAGGATTCACCTACATCGACCATTGCGGACTTGGGGCAATTCGTCGACGAACAGTTAAAGTCAAATCCCAAAGAGCTTTATAACTCGGTCATTGAACGTGTTGAACGCTACCTGTTCACCCGCGTGCTGCAGGAAACCAACGGAAACCAGAGTCAGGCAGCGGAGATTCTGGGCGTGACCCGAGGGAAAATTCGGGATCGAATTGCCACATTCAATATCTCTATGGAACGTAAAGTGCGGTCAGAGCTCGAAACGGGCGAATAA
- a CDS encoding STAS domain-containing protein yields MSTGQRRIDIEEVGDVTVAKFVDKKILDEANIQAIGNNLFALIDEDGRRKIVLDFSLVEYLSSAALGKLITMDKKAKAAKSKLRLCSIRPEIYEVFEITRLNKIFDIKATQEEALEGF; encoded by the coding sequence ATGTCAACGGGTCAAAGGCGAATTGATATCGAAGAAGTTGGTGATGTCACTGTCGCCAAGTTTGTGGATAAGAAGATTCTTGATGAAGCCAATATTCAGGCGATCGGAAACAACTTATTCGCCCTGATCGACGAAGACGGTCGCCGCAAGATCGTGCTGGACTTCAGCCTGGTCGAGTACCTGTCGAGTGCCGCGCTGGGAAAACTGATCACAATGGACAAGAAGGCCAAAGCCGCCAAGTCGAAACTCCGACTTTGCAGCATCCGGCCAGAGATCTACGAAGTCTTCGAGATCACTCGACTCAACAAAATCTTCGATATCAAAGCGACGCAAGAAGAAGCTCTCGAAGGTTTCTAA
- a CDS encoding iron chelate uptake ABC transporter family permease subunit, with the protein MSYNTRIVLLGTFLLGMCSGVVGAFMLLRKKALVGDVASHAALPGIGISYLVVEAFSPGAGKSLPWLLFGASLSATAGVMVTNLIQKTRLIKEDAALGIVLSLFFGAGIVLLTIIQGMRTGSAAGLSDFIFGKAASMTAIDVSLIAAASAIVLLVCFALFKEFAVLSFDEEYAAALGWPVKLLDLLLTGLVVGVTVIGMQSVGLLLVVALLIIPPTAARFWSNRLGPMVLIAGAIGGISSSIGVLLSASVKQLAAGPIIVLVGSLAFGLSLLFGTARGTYWQFWRQRTASRRKGQLDLLRACFEELEGRFPLGEAGATHPNQNGPDLTALPLTRDSLIAARGWSAGRVDELLKSAIQEGWLRHGSDDQYRFTNSGVRLAARAVRNHRLWELYLIHFADIAPNRVDREADLIEHVLEPGLVEQLERLLKHDRSGEVPVSPHP; encoded by the coding sequence ATGTCGTATAACACCCGAATCGTCCTGCTGGGGACATTTCTGCTGGGAATGTGCAGCGGTGTCGTCGGCGCGTTTATGCTCCTGCGCAAGAAAGCGCTGGTCGGTGATGTCGCCAGCCATGCTGCACTGCCGGGAATCGGCATTTCGTACCTTGTCGTCGAAGCATTCTCCCCCGGAGCAGGCAAATCATTGCCGTGGCTCTTGTTCGGGGCGTCACTTTCCGCCACCGCAGGGGTGATGGTGACGAACCTCATTCAGAAGACTCGTCTGATCAAAGAAGACGCCGCGCTGGGGATCGTCCTCAGTCTGTTTTTCGGTGCCGGAATCGTCCTGCTCACCATCATCCAGGGGATGAGGACGGGAAGCGCCGCCGGCCTGAGTGACTTCATTTTCGGAAAAGCCGCCTCGATGACCGCAATCGATGTGAGCCTGATTGCCGCAGCCAGCGCCATTGTGCTGCTCGTCTGTTTCGCCCTGTTCAAGGAATTTGCGGTCCTCAGTTTTGACGAAGAATACGCCGCCGCACTGGGATGGCCCGTTAAATTACTCGACCTGCTGCTGACAGGGCTGGTGGTCGGCGTCACGGTGATTGGAATGCAGAGTGTTGGACTATTGCTTGTGGTCGCACTGCTGATCATTCCTCCCACGGCAGCACGGTTCTGGAGTAATCGACTGGGGCCGATGGTGCTGATCGCAGGGGCGATTGGGGGGATCAGCTCTTCGATCGGCGTTCTGCTGAGTGCGTCCGTTAAACAACTGGCCGCTGGCCCCATCATTGTGCTGGTCGGCTCACTTGCCTTCGGTCTCAGCCTGCTGTTTGGAACCGCGCGGGGCACGTACTGGCAGTTCTGGCGTCAACGAACCGCCAGCCGGCGCAAGGGACAACTCGACCTGCTTCGGGCCTGCTTTGAAGAACTGGAAGGGAGGTTCCCCCTTGGCGAGGCCGGGGCAACTCATCCAAATCAGAATGGCCCGGATCTGACAGCGCTGCCGCTCACCCGCGACAGTCTGATTGCGGCGCGTGGCTGGTCCGCAGGTCGGGTAGACGAACTGCTGAAATCCGCCATTCAGGAAGGGTGGCTGCGACACGGTTCTGACGACCAATATCGCTTCACCAATTCGGGCGTCAGGCTTGCGGCCCGTGCGGTCCGGAATCATCGGTTGTGGGAACTCTATCTGATCCATTTTGCAGACATCGCTCCCAACCGGGTCGATCGCGAGGCTGATCTGATAGAACACGTGCTCGAACCGGGACTGGTCGAACAACTGGAGCGGTTGTTGAAGCACGATCGCTCGGGTGAGGTCCCCGTGAGTCCGCATCCCTGA
- a CDS encoding Hpt domain-containing protein translates to MISISQGYATANRQVALKRLAGNEALFKTLIGFFLEDAPSQLAQLQQAMAIADWPTVAMKAHSLKGLSSTFEAIPFMQLAAAVESQAVQENQFQIAETVRQLQSEFHRLVAELQSYAR, encoded by the coding sequence ATGATTTCGATCTCTCAAGGGTATGCCACCGCAAATCGTCAAGTGGCACTGAAGCGGTTGGCAGGAAATGAGGCGCTTTTCAAAACCCTCATTGGATTCTTCCTGGAAGACGCGCCATCGCAGTTGGCGCAACTTCAACAAGCGATGGCGATTGCAGACTGGCCGACCGTTGCGATGAAGGCCCACAGCCTCAAAGGGCTCTCTTCGACTTTTGAAGCGATCCCGTTCATGCAACTGGCTGCTGCGGTGGAATCGCAAGCCGTGCAAGAGAATCAGTTTCAGATCGCTGAGACTGTTCGACAGCTTCAGTCTGAATTCCATCGGCTGGTCGCTGAACTGCAGTCATACGCCCGGTAA